Genomic window (Fusobacterium perfoetens):
ATGTAAAAATTTTGGTGAAATTCTTCCGTCCATACCCATTGAACGGGCTATCTCTTGAGTATTAGCCCCTACTTTTTCAGCTAATAATGCTATCTCGTTTATAAAAGAGATTTTAACAGCTAAAAAAGCATTTGAGGCATATTTTATAAGCTCAGCTGTTTCAAGATTTGTAAAAAGAAATGGAGTTTCATTGATAAATAACACGTCATAGACCTTTTTCATAATCTCACGAGCTTTCACAGAGTCTGTACCGATTACCACCCTATCAGGTCTTTGACAATCTCCCAAAGCTTTTCCTTCTCTCAAAAATTCAGGATTTGACACAATATCAAACTCTATTTTTTTCCCTCTTTTTTCAAGCTCTTTTTCTATTATTTCACTTACTTGTTTACCTGTTCCAACAGGGACAGTTGATTTATCAACGATAACCTTATATTCATTTATATATTTTCCAATATTTTCTGCCACTTGAAGTACATATTCCAAATCTGCTGAGCCGTCCTCATTAGCTGGAGTACCTACCGCTATAAATATAACTTGAGATTTTTCCACAGCATATTTTATATCAGTCGTAAACTCTATTCTTTTAGCTTTTTTATTTTTTAATATAACTTCCTTTAGCCCTGGCTCAAATATTGGTATTTTATCCTCGTTTAAATCCTTTATTCTCTCTTTGTTTACGTCCATACATATAACTTCAGCACCAAAATCAGCCATTACAGCCCCTTGAACCAATCCAACATACCCTGTTCCTATTATACTTATTTTCATTTTACATTACCTCATACCATTTCACAAATTTTCTGATTCCCTCTTCAAAAGTTACCTTTGGCTCATAACCTATAATCTCTTTTGCTTTTGAAATATCAGCAAAAGTTATGTCTACATCTCCACTTTGTCTAGGCATTTCCAAAATATTTGCTTTCTTACCTATGACTTTTTCTATAGTTTCTATCATCTCTTTAAGTGAAACTGTATGGGAGTTTCCAAGATTTAATATCTCATATATCCCTTTATTTTTCATAAGATAATTTATAGATTTTAAAATCCCTTGAACAATATCCCCTACATATGTATAATCCCTTGCAGTAGTTCCGTCCCCATACATTGTAAGTTCACTACCATTTTTTATAGCTTTTACAAATTTATGTATTGCTAAATCCTCTCTTTGTCTTTCTCCAAACACTGTAAAAAATCTTAGTTGAAACATATCAATTCCATAAAGACTATGGTAAGTATACCCTAAGATTTCGCCAGATTTTTTAGTTCCTGCATAGGGAGAGATTGGAAAATCCACAATATCTGTTTCCTTAAAAGGTACTTTTTTATTATTTCCATAGACTGAAGATGATGAGGCTTGAATAAACTTTTTAATCTCATATTTTTTACACATCTCAAGTATATTCATATACCCTTTTATATTGACATCTTCATAATCAAGAGGTCTCTCTATTGAGGAACGAACTCCTGCAAGTCCAGCTAGATTTATTACAAAATCTATCCCCTCATTTTTAAATATCTCCTCTATTTTCTTATCTCTTATATCTATGTAATATAGCTTGTATTTATCACTTAAAAATCTTTTAGAGCATCTATCTATCATCTCTTCTTTAGTCAAATTCTCTGTTAAAATATCTCTATATTCATCTAATTTTCCAAAACTTTCATAGACATTTCTTACTTTTGTTTTGTAGCTATAAAACTCATCAAAATTATCCACTATAACCACTTGAAAATCTTTTTTAAGTAACTCCTCACATAGATTAGAGCCAATAAATCCAGCTCCACCAGTAACCATTATTTTCATTATCTTACCTCTTTTCTCACCAAATAATAAATATCAACTACTTCATTCCTTTCATTTTCATAGGCTTTCCTAGAAACAACCTTGTATCTTTCTAAAACCTCATCAGTTGGAGCATTGAAAAATAACACTTCATCAGGTAATATATCCCCTTTTTTATATTCTTTTATAGTTTTCCCAACTCTCCATACATCTTCTATCCCAAAATTTACTGAATAAATCTCATATTTTGGTGGGTTGTTGTGTAACTCTCTCATATTAATTGTATTTGCTATCTCTACTCTTTTCTTTACATAACCTTTAGTTAATATCCTACCACTAGATATATTTACAAAAAGAAATAAAATCCCACTTATAATAATCAAATTCTTTAGGCTATTATCCTTTTTATACACTACAAATATTAAAATCTCTATAACCACATAGATAAAAGCCACATACATAGATATTATCCCTTTTAAAGCACCAAAACCTATAACTCCAAAAGTCCCAATCCATAAAATCCCTAAAAATATTTTATGGATATTTACAAGGTATTTCTCATCTTTGTTTAGCTTTTCAAATGTTGTGTTATATAGGTAATAAACTATATTCCCAATTCCTAGAGTAGACACCATAAATATAGGTATTCCATATCTTTTCTTTTTCATTTTTATTACTGAAAGGGCAATTATTACCAAAATCTGCCAAATAAACACAAACCTTGAATATTTTTTATCCTCGCTTATTCTTGCCACCCAATCTCTTTTATAAGTAGCCAGTGAAAATACAATCCACACACCCATATATATAAAATAGTCAAGATAATAAAATACAGATTTTACGTGAGAATTTGACCAAGTTCTCTCCTCTTTTTTTACAACTTGGAGAAGTATATCTCCATATTCCAAATAGATAAGAAACCACCAAAGTCCACCTACAACTATACTTACAAAGGCTGTTAGGATAATTTTTTTATAGTTTCTTCTATAATCCTCAAACCCATACACAAATATATATCCAATAAAAAATGGCAACATCAAACCATATATTCCAACAGGACCTTTGCTCATAAAACTAAGCCCAACAAATATACCACTTATCAAAAAGTTAACAAGGCTATCTCTTTTAAGTCCTCTTACAAAAAATAACACACCACCTAAAGCAAAAGCATAGGTATAGAAATCCCAACTATTTTCATTTCCGATTTTTATCATCATAAAAGTAGTCACTGCTACAAAACCTGATAAAAAACTAAGTCTACTATTTTTCGTAAGCTCCAAAACCAAAAAATATATAAATAATATAGTTATAACTCCTACAACTGCCACAGGTATTCTTAACACCCATTCATCTTGCACATTCCCTGTTATTTTCATTATAAAGGCTGTAAGATATGTCGGTAATGGTGGCTTTTCAAATCTTAAGTTTCCATTTAAGGTAGTTACTAGGTAATTTCCACTCTCCACCATTTCACGAGCAGTTATAAAGTTTCTAGCCTCCATAAGAGTGGCAGATCTTAAACCAAGATTGGTAAAAAAAGCTAATATTGATAAAAATTCTAGTATGATTACATTTGATTTTTCATTAATTTTCAATCATATCCCCCTCTTCTGTGGCTCTCCCTTTTTTCAAAAGATAGATATTTCTCGAATAAATAAGCACATTTGGAGCTTGACCAAGGATAAATACTGGGTCTTTTCTATATATTGCATAGGTAAGCAACAAAACACTTCCTCCTAGACTAAATATCCAAAATGAAAAAGGTATCACACTTCTTCCAGCTTTTTCACTGGCAATCCATTGGATAATAAATCTCATTGAAAATAACCCTTGCCCAATAAATCCAATCACAGCAAAAAAGTCCAGATTAATCATTATTTTCTTCTCCTTTTTCTATTACATATTTAAGTTTTCTTGTTTTCATCCATCTTACAGCAAAGGCATCTTTTAATCCTTTGAAAAGTCTATTGAACACTCCATATTTTGACACTCCAAACTCTCTATCATAGTGTCTTACAGGTACTTCTACCACCTTAAAACCATTTATTTTAGCTAAAGTTGGTAAAAATCTATGCATTCCCTCAAATAGATAAAAACTTTCCACCACTTTTTTTTTAAATAGCTTAAGAGGACAACCAGTATCTTTTATATCATCATTTGTTATAAAATTTCTAACTGTATTTCCAATAAATGATGATAGTTTTCTCATAAATCCATCTTCCCTTGTTTCACGTCTACCGTTTACCATATCATAATTATCTAAATATCCTAACAGAAGATACAAATCATTAGGGTCTGTTTGAAGGTCACTATCCATCATCAATACCAAATCCCCTGTACAATGTTTGAAACCTGCGTCAAGAGCTGCTGTTTGTCCATTATTTTTTGTAAAGTGCAATACTTTTAAATGTCCGTTTTTCTTTGCCTCTTCATCTAGTATCTCGTGACTTCCGTCTGTACTTCCATCATCTACCAAAACTATCTCATATGACTCAAAACCTTTTTTTACAGCTTCCTCCACTTTATCTATAAATCTTTTTATATTATCCTTTTCGTTATATATTGGTGCTACTACTGATATTCTCATTTTTATTTTTTCCTCCTAAAACTTTTTTTCATTTGCAGATGTATTTTAACTATCATTTATTAAGATATGGTTAAAATTTATAAAAATTTATTTTTGACTAATATTTTTTTCTAACGTCTAACTTTATATAAAAATATTTTTAGGAGTGTTACTATGAAAAAAATTTTAATCATTGAAGACGATGCAAAAATAAGGAGGTTTTTACAACTAGAGCTTGAACACGAAGGGTATCAAATAGATTTAGCAGAAAATGGAGAAGAGGGACTTTCTAAGGTACAAAAATTTTATTATGATATAATACTTTTAGATTTGATGTTGCCTCTTATATCTGGTGAGGAAGTTTGCAAAAAGATAAGAGGTGTGTCAGATGTGCCAATTATCGTTATCACAGCAAAAGATGATATTAGAAATAAGGTTGAACTTTTAGATATGGGAGCAGATGACTATATTACAAAACCTTTTAATATTGAGGAGCTTTTTGCAAGAATAAGGGTATCTCTACGTAATAAAAAAGATTTTAAAATAAAAAATACTCTTATATATGATAATTTAAAGATTGATCTCTCATCTAAAACTCTCTACAAAGATGAAGAACCTATTTCTCTTACAAAGACCGAGTACAACCTTATGGAGTTTTTTATGATTAATAAAGAGATCTGTGTCACAAGAGAAAAAGTCATTGAGGAGCTGTGGGGATTTGACTATGAGGGAGACGGTAAAATAATAGATGTGTACGTGAACTCCCTTAGAAAAAAAATAGATGATGTTACCCACAAATATATCCATACAGTTAGAGGATTTGGGTATATGCTTTCTAAAAAGGAGATTTTATGAAAAAGCTATCAGAGGAATTAAATAAAAGTTATAGACTGCTTATTATGATATTTTCCCTATCATTTGTAGGGCTTTTGCTTTTCTTCACTGTTTTTATGAGGAGTGTTTCCCATAATAATATCTATTCTGTATATAGTTTTATTGAATATGAAATGGGGGAGTTTGCTGAAGAATCTCTTGAAGTAGGTGATATTTCAAAACTTTTTTATGGAGCGATTGATGAAGCTCCAGATGTTCAAGGGCTAACTGTAGTATTTAAACATAAGGGCAAATTATATCCAAATGATATTCCAAAGGAATTTATAGATATTTTAGACAGTGACGATTTTTCTCCTGATGTTCAAGGAGTTGGGTTTTATCAGTATGATTTTCTTCACAAAAAATTTCAAATAGATAATATGGGACAAGTAGATTTACTTATAATAAAAGATCTTATAAATGAAAGGGCAATCCTTATAAATATTGTTCTTATATCATTTATTCTTATCAGTTTTACTATATTTTTGTCTGTATACATATCAAAGAAGTTTTATAAAAAGTTTATCTCATCACTTAGAGAGCTACAAGAAACAACAAACCAGATAGACTTGGACAATATTTCCCATAGTGTCGGAGCTAAAAGTGATTTTATTGAGTTTGCTAACGTTATGAACTCCTATGAAAATATGTTAGCTCGTCTTAAGGAACAGACTGAGGCTCAAATAGATTTTGTAAACAATGCCTCTCACGAATTAAAAACTCCTATTTTTATAATTGATGGGTATATAAATCTTATCAAACGTTGGGGTATAAATGATGAAAAAATATCTCGTGAGGCGATTGACTCCATAAGTGAGGAAACTAAAAATATGGATTCTTTGGTGAAAAAACTTCTATTCCTTGCAAAAGATAATAAATCCACTTTAGAAATAACTGATTTTTCTCTTGATAAGGTTATTAACGATATAGTAAATGATTTAAGGATTGTATATCCTAAACAAAGTATATTTTTTAACGCTAAAAATCATATTATAAAGTCTGATTACTACCTTATCAAACAGTTATTTTTTAATCTTATAGAAAATAGTATCAAATATGGTAGGGAAAATCCTATTGAAATTGATATAACCTCTAATAAAAATATAATAGTGGCGATTAAAGATGGGGGAGAGGGTATCAGTGAGGAAAATCTAAAACATATATATGATAAGTTCTTTAGAGTAGATAAAGCTAGAAGTAGAAATATAGGTAGTCACGGATTAGGGCTTTCTATTGTAAATAAAATAGCTAATATTCTTAATATAGATATTGAGATAAAAAGTAAGGTCGGTGTTGGCTCAACTTTTATAGTAACACTACCTACTCTTAATAAATAAAAAAAGACTTCTACCTTGCTTAAGGGCAGAATAAAAGCTCCCAAAAATTTGAGAGCTTTTGTTCTAAGCTTAAATAACACATTTATACCCCTCGGGGTGTTTACAACTATATTATAACTTAATTTTTCAAAAAAGTAAACCAAAAAACTTTTTATCTACCATATAATCTATTTAACTTCAAAACAAAACTTTTATCAATTTGATTTAGCTGGTCGCTAGTTATTCTATAACCCCAGTTCCCCTTTGCAAGTCCTGGTTTATTCA
Coding sequences:
- a CDS encoding UDP-glucose dehydrogenase family protein; translation: MKISIIGTGYVGLVQGAVMADFGAEVICMDVNKERIKDLNEDKIPIFEPGLKEVILKNKKAKRIEFTTDIKYAVEKSQVIFIAVGTPANEDGSADLEYVLQVAENIGKYINEYKVIVDKSTVPVGTGKQVSEIIEKELEKRGKKIEFDIVSNPEFLREGKALGDCQRPDRVVIGTDSVKAREIMKKVYDVLFINETPFLFTNLETAELIKYASNAFLAVKISFINEIALLAEKVGANTQEIARSMGMDGRISPKFLHCGPGYGGSCFPKDTKAIVSIGKKYGEDMYVIQAAIDANEKQKRKVIEKIEDKMQGVKGKTIGVLGLSFKPDTDDMRDAPSIDIIRGLVKLGAKIHAYCPEGMKEAKWRLEDCEKNIIYCDDEYSMANDVDGIVLMTEWNQFRGMDMKKIKDRMRDNFYFDLRNIHTKDKVVREIFKYYPVGQN
- a CDS encoding GDP-mannose 4,6-dehydratase, with the translated sequence MKIMVTGGAGFIGSNLCEELLKKDFQVVIVDNFDEFYSYKTKVRNVYESFGKLDEYRDILTENLTKEEMIDRCSKRFLSDKYKLYYIDIRDKKIEEIFKNEGIDFVINLAGLAGVRSSIERPLDYEDVNIKGYMNILEMCKKYEIKKFIQASSSSVYGNNKKVPFKETDIVDFPISPYAGTKKSGEILGYTYHSLYGIDMFQLRFFTVFGERQREDLAIHKFVKAIKNGSELTMYGDGTTARDYTYVGDIVQGILKSINYLMKNKGIYEILNLGNSHTVSLKEMIETIEKVIGKKANILEMPRQSGDVDITFADISKAKEIIGYEPKVTFEEGIRKFVKWYEVM
- a CDS encoding ArnT family glycosyltransferase, whose protein sequence is MKINEKSNVIILEFLSILAFFTNLGLRSATLMEARNFITAREMVESGNYLVTTLNGNLRFEKPPLPTYLTAFIMKITGNVQDEWVLRIPVAVVGVITILFIYFLVLELTKNSRLSFLSGFVAVTTFMMIKIGNENSWDFYTYAFALGGVLFFVRGLKRDSLVNFLISGIFVGLSFMSKGPVGIYGLMLPFFIGYIFVYGFEDYRRNYKKIILTAFVSIVVGGLWWFLIYLEYGDILLQVVKKEERTWSNSHVKSVFYYLDYFIYMGVWIVFSLATYKRDWVARISEDKKYSRFVFIWQILVIIALSVIKMKKKRYGIPIFMVSTLGIGNIVYYLYNTTFEKLNKDEKYLVNIHKIFLGILWIGTFGVIGFGALKGIISMYVAFIYVVIEILIFVVYKKDNSLKNLIIISGILFLFVNISSGRILTKGYVKKRVEIANTINMRELHNNPPKYEIYSVNFGIEDVWRVGKTIKEYKKGDILPDEVLFFNAPTDEVLERYKVVSRKAYENERNEVVDIYYLVRKEVR
- a CDS encoding lipid-A-disaccharide synthase N-terminal domain-containing protein, translated to MINLDFFAVIGFIGQGLFSMRFIIQWIASEKAGRSVIPFSFWIFSLGGSVLLLTYAIYRKDPVFILGQAPNVLIYSRNIYLLKKGRATEEGDMIEN
- a CDS encoding glycosyltransferase family 2 protein; this encodes MRISVVAPIYNEKDNIKRFIDKVEEAVKKGFESYEIVLVDDGSTDGSHEILDEEAKKNGHLKVLHFTKNNGQTAALDAGFKHCTGDLVLMMDSDLQTDPNDLYLLLGYLDNYDMVNGRRETREDGFMRKLSSFIGNTVRNFITNDDIKDTGCPLKLFKKKVVESFYLFEGMHRFLPTLAKINGFKVVEVPVRHYDREFGVSKYGVFNRLFKGLKDAFAVRWMKTRKLKYVIEKGEENND
- a CDS encoding response regulator transcription factor — protein: MKKILIIEDDAKIRRFLQLELEHEGYQIDLAENGEEGLSKVQKFYYDIILLDLMLPLISGEEVCKKIRGVSDVPIIVITAKDDIRNKVELLDMGADDYITKPFNIEELFARIRVSLRNKKDFKIKNTLIYDNLKIDLSSKTLYKDEEPISLTKTEYNLMEFFMINKEICVTREKVIEELWGFDYEGDGKIIDVYVNSLRKKIDDVTHKYIHTVRGFGYMLSKKEIL
- a CDS encoding sensor histidine kinase, which translates into the protein MKKLSEELNKSYRLLIMIFSLSFVGLLLFFTVFMRSVSHNNIYSVYSFIEYEMGEFAEESLEVGDISKLFYGAIDEAPDVQGLTVVFKHKGKLYPNDIPKEFIDILDSDDFSPDVQGVGFYQYDFLHKKFQIDNMGQVDLLIIKDLINERAILINIVLISFILISFTIFLSVYISKKFYKKFISSLRELQETTNQIDLDNISHSVGAKSDFIEFANVMNSYENMLARLKEQTEAQIDFVNNASHELKTPIFIIDGYINLIKRWGINDEKISREAIDSISEETKNMDSLVKKLLFLAKDNKSTLEITDFSLDKVINDIVNDLRIVYPKQSIFFNAKNHIIKSDYYLIKQLFFNLIENSIKYGRENPIEIDITSNKNIIVAIKDGGEGISEENLKHIYDKFFRVDKARSRNIGSHGLGLSIVNKIANILNIDIEIKSKVGVGSTFIVTLPTLNK